One part of the Chitinivibrionales bacterium genome encodes these proteins:
- a CDS encoding glycosyltransferase, whose amino-acid sequence MLITLTSGGSRGDSQPYIALAHGFKAAGHRVRMVTTPDYAPLVEGADFDCRFVNLNIRSLIESERGRAMLAAGGNPFMFLRRMRQLLEPFVEPMIVEAKKNFAGSDAFVMPSSGAMFGSAAFEWLNIPFCTALMQPLAATSKFAHPFFPPLDPRIPGAALYNRFTYAIADFGVAAVAGPVVRRALRGAGVGKDLHRSSESIKRPLLFGYSPLVVKPPTDWPPNATATGYWFLDLASAWTPPAGLVDFVNAGPPPVSIGFGSMNNSDPAAATKLVADALRLAGQRGILLSGWGGLATAALPDNGYMMESAPHDWLFPRMAAVVHHCGAGTTGAGLRAGVPAVPVPFFADQLFWARRLHELGVAPRPVPWKKLTAENLAQAIHEAVTNKEIKIRSEELGKKIRAEDGVGVAVEIAENYFCTIKR is encoded by the coding sequence ATGCTCATCACACTCACTTCCGGCGGATCGCGCGGCGACTCGCAGCCCTATATCGCGCTGGCGCACGGGTTCAAGGCGGCGGGACACCGGGTGCGCATGGTCACCACGCCTGATTACGCGCCATTGGTCGAAGGCGCGGACTTTGACTGCCGGTTCGTCAACCTCAACATACGCTCGCTGATTGAATCGGAGCGCGGCCGGGCAATGCTTGCCGCGGGCGGCAACCCGTTCATGTTCCTTCGCAGGATGAGACAGCTGCTCGAGCCGTTCGTCGAGCCGATGATCGTCGAGGCGAAAAAAAACTTCGCCGGCTCGGACGCGTTCGTGATGCCCTCCTCCGGCGCGATGTTCGGAAGCGCGGCATTTGAGTGGCTCAACATCCCCTTTTGCACCGCATTGATGCAGCCGCTCGCCGCGACCTCGAAGTTTGCGCACCCGTTTTTCCCGCCGCTCGATCCGCGGATTCCCGGCGCGGCCTTGTACAACAGGTTTACGTATGCAATCGCCGATTTCGGCGTGGCCGCGGTTGCGGGCCCGGTGGTGCGGCGCGCGCTCCGCGGCGCCGGCGTCGGCAAGGATTTGCACCGGTCAAGTGAATCGATAAAAAGGCCCCTGCTGTTCGGGTACAGCCCGCTTGTGGTGAAACCGCCTACAGACTGGCCGCCGAATGCAACGGCGACCGGTTACTGGTTCCTCGATCTCGCTTCCGCGTGGACGCCCCCTGCCGGCCTTGTTGATTTTGTCAATGCAGGCCCGCCGCCGGTTTCAATAGGGTTCGGCAGCATGAACAACAGCGACCCGGCGGCCGCCACAAAACTCGTCGCAGACGCGCTGCGCCTCGCCGGTCAGCGCGGCATCCTGCTTTCAGGCTGGGGCGGCCTTGCAACGGCCGCGCTGCCCGACAATGGTTACATGATGGAATCCGCACCGCATGACTGGCTATTCCCCCGCATGGCGGCCGTGGTCCATCATTGCGGCGCAGGCACCACCGGAGCCGGGCTTCGCGCGGGCGTGCCCGCGGTGCCCGTGCCTTTTTTCGCCGACCAGCTTTTCTGGGCACGGCGGCTCCACGAATTGGGTGTTGCCCCGCGTCCTGTTCCCTGGAAGAAATTGACGGCAGAGAACCTGGCGCAGGCTATTCATGAGGCAGTAACCAATAAAGAAATAAAAATCCGCAGTGAGGAACTGGGCAAAAAGATAAGGGCTGAGGATGGGGTTGGTGTTGCCGTGGAGATTGCGGAGAACTATTTCTGCACAATAAAAAGATAA